The Candidatus Cloacimonadota bacterium genome segment CAACCGTCAGATAGGCCCCGATGACTTCATCTCTGAGCAGGAAGGCTCCGCCCCGCGACTGTCTTCAGCCGCCATGAAAAGCTACATCCACCGCTATGAGCTTACCATGCGCAACGAGGTGAAGATCGGAGATTTGACCCTAAGCTGGGCCCTGCAAATCGACCGCGCCCCCTTCCAACTGATGCGCAGCCTGCGCCTGGGCTTGCCGTTCAAACCCTTTCGGATGTGCTGAATGCACTACGTAATCGCCTTTGACGTTTCTGACAACAAGGTGCGCCGCCACCTTACCAAAATCCTCCTCGGAAAGGGCATCCGCATCCAGGAATCAGTATTCGCCGTGAACCTGAAAACCCACGAACTAAAATCCGTGGCCCGCAAACTGGAAAAAACCCTGGACGAAAAAGGGGTCATCCATATCTTTACCGTCTGCGGCACCTGCGCCAAAAAATCACTTGCCATAAACAGGCAGGTGGAATATTATATCACTGATTGAGGTCCAAAGGTCCGTTGCGAACAAGGCGATAATGACGCCAGGCAAGAGAGGATGAAAGGATCGCTGTCAAACAAGTGTAATGACCTGCCCCGCAGGGGGCAGGGGTTCGCTTTAAGATGCTGCAAGCCAGCACTTTG includes the following:
- the cas2 gene encoding CRISPR-associated endonuclease Cas2 yields the protein MHYVIAFDVSDNKVRRHLTKILLGKGIRIQESVFAVNLKTHELKSVARKLEKTLDEKGVIHIFTVCGTCAKKSLAINRQVEYYITD